The window GCTCGTAGATTAGAAGGTCTACTTTCAAGAATAGATGGTATTATAATGACAGATTCTAGAACTTATATTCATATAAATAAAATAAAATATAATGTTGAAGAGTTTTTAAATTTAAAAAACACTATTCTTTCTTTTAATGAAAATTATATTGATAGTATTGCTGTTTATAAAAATTTAGAAAGCATTCTAAATAGCATTGGTATTTACTCTGATCATGTTTTTTATTCGCTATTTAAGTACCACTTTGCTCAAGAGTTAAATTTAAGTACAAATGGTAATAGTAGAGTTTTAACAATTGGAGAACAAGGGTTTAATAGAGTTGATGAACTTGAAAAGTTTATTGAAACAGAAGGAAAAATACTTGAAAAAAGTTATATTCAAGAAAAACTTAATTATTCAAACGTTTCTTTAAATAACGCTATTGATAATTCAAATAAAATTATAAGTTTTGATAGATCTTTCATCGGGTTAATAAATTTTGTTCAAATGTCAAAAAATGAAATTGAACTTTTCAAAGAACTTGTTATTTCTAATGATAATGACGGAAATATATCTATTCCAGAATTAATAAGTAAAATAAATCTTAATAAAAGTTTTAAAGCTTTCATTAAGAAAAATAACATAAATAAATACTTTATCGCTTCTTTAGTTAGATATTATTTTCCTGAATATAAGGGTGGATGTAACTTACTTAGTAAAAAAAGTATTACAAAATGATTAGAGTCTGGTTAAATCTAGACTCTTTTTTCTTTTTATACTTTAAACTTCTTGAAAATTTAACTAAAATGATATAATATTTAGTTAAGTCGTATTTTTGGAGTATACCTATGAAATTTTTAATTACTGATTATTTTTTTAAAAGTATTCCCATTGAAAAAAATAAAAAAGTTCTTGATAAACTTTATTTTTTTTATAATACAATTAAAAATTATAAAATTTTGTCTTATAATCTTCCTAAAGGTTTTTGGATAAAAAAAATTGCAGGAGCTAACTCTCTTTATGAATTTAGAGTTGATAGTGGTGACCGTATTTTTTTTCTTCTTAATAGCTTTTCAAGAGATGATATTGAAGGAAATCTTATTTTCTTAATCTACTCTTCTCATGATATGGCTATAAAAAAAGCAAAACGAAAAGAGATTGATGAAAGCTCTTTAAAAGAATTCATAATCTTTGATCAAGAAGATAATATAGAATCCATTGATGAAAATTTCTTTAATTACAACAACTTAATTACATATGAAATTATTGATGATTCTCATTTTATAGAAAATTTTTATAACAAAAAATATAAATATTATTATTTAAATGATGAACAATATTCATGTCTTGTAGATTTACCTCCTCACTTTATTGCCGGAAGTGCTGGAAGTGGTAAAAGTACAATAACATTAAGAAAACTTTTAAATTTAGAAGAGAATTACGAATTTTATGATATCTCAAAAATTCTTTATTTAACAGCTAATAGATACTTAAAAGACAACTCTTTTGAGCAATATTTAGAATTCAGAAAAGAAGGCAAAAAAATTGCTGATTTTTTTACTTTAAAAGAGTTTATATGTCAAAAACTACAAGTTTCACCAAAACAAATTGTTGAATTTAATAAATTTAAAGAATTTTTTCTTCTTTCTTATCCTAATAGAAGAAAATTTAATCTTTCTATTGAAGAGATTTATTCAGAAATAAATGGAATTATTAAAGGCCTTATGATTAAAGGAAATGCTGATAATTGGAATAGAAATTTAAATCAACGTACAATAACCTTAGAAGACTACTTAAATTTAAGCTCTAAATATTCAACACTAGATAAAGAAAATCGAATGTTTTTTTATGAAGTATGTTTAAAGTTTAACCAATGGTTAGATGATAATAATCTCTTTGATTTGAATGATCTTTCTCTAACTCTTTTAAAAAAAGATATTCAGTTTGATTTTATTATAATTGATGAAGTTCAGGATTTAACTGAGTTACAGATTTTTGCTTTAACTTCTCTTGTTAAAAATAAAGAAAATTTGTTTTTGGCTGGAGATATTCATCAAATGATAAATGCTACTTTTTTTAATTTTGAAAGAATGAAAAATCTTTTTTACTCTAAATATAATAAAAAAGTTAATATAAAAATTCTTTCTAAAAATTATCGAAGTTGCAAAAAAATTGTAGATTTAGCAAATTATTTTGCTGAACTTAGAAGTTCATATATTGGAAATTTAGGGAGTGATGATTACAAAGAGATTGCTATCCAAAAAGATGGTGAAGTTAATTTAACCGGAATAAATCTCCCTCTATTAGAAAAGGCACAAAATGATGCTAATACAGCTATTGTTGTTTCTGACACTAAAACAAAAGCTGAACTTCTTGAACAATTAAATAATAAACACAGAGTTTTTTCTATTCAAGAGATTAAAGGATTAGAATATAGCAATATTATTTGTTATAATTTATCATCTACTTATAAATCTCAATGGGAAAAGATTTTTTCTAAAGCTACCAAACACGATCAAAAATATAGAAAATATTTTAATATTTTTTATGTTGGAATAA of the Cetobacterium somerae ATCC BAA-474 genome contains:
- a CDS encoding UvrD-helicase domain-containing protein, whose product is MKFLITDYFFKSIPIEKNKKVLDKLYFFYNTIKNYKILSYNLPKGFWIKKIAGANSLYEFRVDSGDRIFFLLNSFSRDDIEGNLIFLIYSSHDMAIKKAKRKEIDESSLKEFIIFDQEDNIESIDENFFNYNNLITYEIIDDSHFIENFYNKKYKYYYLNDEQYSCLVDLPPHFIAGSAGSGKSTITLRKLLNLEENYEFYDISKILYLTANRYLKDNSFEQYLEFRKEGKKIADFFTLKEFICQKLQVSPKQIVEFNKFKEFFLLSYPNRRKFNLSIEEIYSEINGIIKGLMIKGNADNWNRNLNQRTITLEDYLNLSSKYSTLDKENRMFFYEVCLKFNQWLDDNNLFDLNDLSLTLLKKDIQFDFIIIDEVQDLTELQIFALTSLVKNKENLFLAGDIHQMINATFFNFERMKNLFYSKYNKKVNIKILSKNYRSCKKIVDLANYFAELRSSYIGNLGSDDYKEIAIQKDGEVNLTGINLPLLEKAQNDANTAIVVSDTKTKAELLEQLNNKHRVFSIQEIKGLEYSNIICYNLSSTYKSQWEKIFSKATKHDQKYRKYFNIFYVGITRAQENLIIMESNIENNKVLKELHNFLTPNNNINITKNNNDTLNEKEDWLKEGIKLYKLEQLEEAQYAFEKAGEPTWILERDLENDISQLNFRNAITKLSNKSLKSKEVSYRKLIIDTAIENNLFFTAAECNRSFGIAYKDKEIKEGIKRGVLENKYTQKELQKIIQLYKEKKDSNFVGDLLLKMKRFNEALVFYQNLNNIPGVRLARCGILEDYFKNLPNFQDKIAELDEIILNKNINSFDKKDKLSALQRALLVKNDPILFEMIMYLGGNLNTFVKGKELVPFYCLYTMKLSKELQSKFLDIFIRFNFNFNNKLFFPMYLKNILIFKLLIHKKVFDLNIYQDMLDEMLNNLADISNNNLEKRKLILYKNIIKNYKNKKENL